The Prunus persica cultivar Lovell chromosome G7, Prunus_persica_NCBIv2, whole genome shotgun sequence genome has a segment encoding these proteins:
- the LOC18771303 gene encoding serine/arginine-rich splicing factor SR45a isoform X1: MADSPRKKYSRSPSPWRAQSRSRSRSWSRPRSRSRSWSRPRQSSHSRSRGRSRSRSPGRPAAINPGNTLYVTGLSTRVSEKDVERHFSKEGKVASCFLVVEPRTRISRGFAFVTMDSVEDAERCIKHLNQSVLEGRYITVERSRRKRPRTPTPGHYLGLKNTRDYGYRGDRDGDRDRDRGRYRGGSGRDDYGYRRSPRRSPYRGGRDYSPRGSPYGGRSRRERSYSPYGSPERKYARGSR; encoded by the exons ATG GCGGATTCTCCTCGCAAAAA GTACTCACGATCCCCTTCTCCGTGGAGAGCTCAGTCCAGGTCCAGGTCCAGGTCTTGGTCTAGGCCTAGGTCAAGGTCAAGATCTTGGTCTAGGCCAAGGCAGAGTTCTCACTCTAGAAGTCGTGGCAG ATCAAGGTCCAGAAGTCCTGGCAG GCCTGCTGCTATAAATCCTGGAAATACACTGTATGTGACTGGCTTATCAACAAGGGTCTCAGAGAAGGATGTTGAAAGGCATTTTTCAAAGGAGGGGAAG GTAGCCTCATGCTTTCTTGTTGTGGAGCCCCGCACTCGAATTTCTCGTGGTTTTGCCTTTGTTACTATGGACTCTGTTGAAGATGCTGAACGGTGCATTAAACATCTCAACCAGTCAGTTCTGGAAGGTCGATACATCACTGTTGAGAGG TCTCGGAGGAAGCGGCCAAGAACTCCAACACCTGGGCATTATCTTGGGTTGAAAAATACTAGAGACTATG GTTATCGAGGTGATCGGGATGGGGATCGGGATCGGGATCGTGGTAGGTATCGTGGGGGCTCAGGTCGTGATGACTATGGATATCGGAGGTCTCCAAGGCGCTCACCGTACAGAGGTGGCCGTGATTATTCTCCTAGGGGTTCACCTTATGGCGGAAGATCTAGAAGGGAGAGGTCTTATTCTCCCTATGGCAGCCCTGAAAGGAAGTATGCTCGTGGCTCTAGATGA
- the LOC18771303 gene encoding serine/arginine-rich splicing factor SR45a isoform X3 codes for MADSPRKKSRSRSPGRPAAINPGNTLYVTGLSTRVSEKDVERHFSKEGKVASCFLVVEPRTRISRGFAFVTMDSVEDAERCIKHLNQSVLEGRYITVERSRRKRPRTPTPGHYLGLKNTRDYGYRGDRDGDRDRDRGRYRGGSGRDDYGYRRSPRRSPYRGGRDYSPRGSPYGGRSRRERSYSPYGSPERKYARGSR; via the exons ATG GCGGATTCTCCTCGCAAAAA ATCAAGGTCCAGAAGTCCTGGCAG GCCTGCTGCTATAAATCCTGGAAATACACTGTATGTGACTGGCTTATCAACAAGGGTCTCAGAGAAGGATGTTGAAAGGCATTTTTCAAAGGAGGGGAAG GTAGCCTCATGCTTTCTTGTTGTGGAGCCCCGCACTCGAATTTCTCGTGGTTTTGCCTTTGTTACTATGGACTCTGTTGAAGATGCTGAACGGTGCATTAAACATCTCAACCAGTCAGTTCTGGAAGGTCGATACATCACTGTTGAGAGG TCTCGGAGGAAGCGGCCAAGAACTCCAACACCTGGGCATTATCTTGGGTTGAAAAATACTAGAGACTATG GTTATCGAGGTGATCGGGATGGGGATCGGGATCGGGATCGTGGTAGGTATCGTGGGGGCTCAGGTCGTGATGACTATGGATATCGGAGGTCTCCAAGGCGCTCACCGTACAGAGGTGGCCGTGATTATTCTCCTAGGGGTTCACCTTATGGCGGAAGATCTAGAAGGGAGAGGTCTTATTCTCCCTATGGCAGCCCTGAAAGGAAGTATGCTCGTGGCTCTAGATGA
- the LOC18771303 gene encoding serine/arginine-rich splicing factor SR45a isoform X2, with amino-acid sequence MADSPRKKYSRSPSPWRAQSRSRSRSWSRPRSRSRSWSRPRQSSHSRSRGRPAAINPGNTLYVTGLSTRVSEKDVERHFSKEGKVASCFLVVEPRTRISRGFAFVTMDSVEDAERCIKHLNQSVLEGRYITVERSRRKRPRTPTPGHYLGLKNTRDYGYRGDRDGDRDRDRGRYRGGSGRDDYGYRRSPRRSPYRGGRDYSPRGSPYGGRSRRERSYSPYGSPERKYARGSR; translated from the exons ATG GCGGATTCTCCTCGCAAAAA GTACTCACGATCCCCTTCTCCGTGGAGAGCTCAGTCCAGGTCCAGGTCCAGGTCTTGGTCTAGGCCTAGGTCAAGGTCAAGATCTTGGTCTAGGCCAAGGCAGAGTTCTCACTCTAGAAGTCGTGGCAG GCCTGCTGCTATAAATCCTGGAAATACACTGTATGTGACTGGCTTATCAACAAGGGTCTCAGAGAAGGATGTTGAAAGGCATTTTTCAAAGGAGGGGAAG GTAGCCTCATGCTTTCTTGTTGTGGAGCCCCGCACTCGAATTTCTCGTGGTTTTGCCTTTGTTACTATGGACTCTGTTGAAGATGCTGAACGGTGCATTAAACATCTCAACCAGTCAGTTCTGGAAGGTCGATACATCACTGTTGAGAGG TCTCGGAGGAAGCGGCCAAGAACTCCAACACCTGGGCATTATCTTGGGTTGAAAAATACTAGAGACTATG GTTATCGAGGTGATCGGGATGGGGATCGGGATCGGGATCGTGGTAGGTATCGTGGGGGCTCAGGTCGTGATGACTATGGATATCGGAGGTCTCCAAGGCGCTCACCGTACAGAGGTGGCCGTGATTATTCTCCTAGGGGTTCACCTTATGGCGGAAGATCTAGAAGGGAGAGGTCTTATTCTCCCTATGGCAGCCCTGAAAGGAAGTATGCTCGTGGCTCTAGATGA